One Helianthus annuus cultivar XRQ/B chromosome 7, HanXRQr2.0-SUNRISE, whole genome shotgun sequence genomic region harbors:
- the LOC110881270 gene encoding LOW QUALITY PROTEIN: endochitinase (The sequence of the model RefSeq protein was modified relative to this genomic sequence to represent the inferred CDS: inserted 1 base in 1 codon), which produces MIRFLPLTFVFLLASVSTQNCGRQGGNSPCPNGNCCSQYGYCGNTLAHCLPSNNCQYQCSGGGGGGGSNTVSAIITSSVFNQILKYRNNPRCKAPGFYTYNAFINAARSCNGFXTTGSAEDRRREPAAFFAQTSHETTGGWSSAPDGPYAWGYCFVREQNQANRYCDSPNWPCPQSYFGRGPIQLSQ; this is translated from the exons ATGATTAGATTTCTCCCTCTAACGTTTGTGTTTCTGTTGGCATCTGTTTCCACTCAAAACTGCGGGAGACAGGGCGGTAACTCACCATGTCCAAACGGTAACTGCTGTAGTCAATACGGTTACTGTGGAAACACTCTAGCTCATTGCTTGCCGTCAAATAACTGCCAGTATCAGTGcagtggcggcggcggtggtggtggtagtaATACTGTTAGCGCCATCATTACTTCATCAGTGTTTAACCAAATTCTCAAGTATCGAAACAACCCCAGATGCAAAGCCCCTGGATTTTACACTTACAATGCTTTCATTAACGCTGCGAGATCTTGTAACGGGT GTACCACTGGAAGCGCTGAAGACCGGAGAAGAGAGCCCGCGGCTTTCTTTGCTCAAACCTCCCATGAAACAACAG GTGGATGGTCAAGTGCACCAGATGGCCCATATGCTTGGGGATATTGTTTTGTTAGAGAACAAAACCAGGCCAATAGGTACTGTGACTCCCCTAACTGGCCATGTCCCCAAAGCTACTTCGGTAGAGGACCTATACAACTATCTCAGTAA
- the LOC110881108 gene encoding uncharacterized protein LOC110881108: MCAESWGRSSYARALIEVQAGADFKRSVTVAIPSLDDSSCPKNPQFVSNGEAEKMSDDFQVVGSKKKKANNQGLHMKNQKPNYQSLFMNINKFIFVVENMARSSAGRGEGQGAGTGQGGGRGSGRGGGQGAGQGVSRGQLQHELNDVDEHVAVVGRGPVIPAPLRTPENRTWIWVENDEFNDHDKVSRTIGSNLKSLWWVHGKDGKMFLPIIANACLSVFSNTTDGKIFRNHQFTHAGRSALRGSF, translated from the exons ATGTGTGCTGAGTCTTGGGGTAGAAGTAGTTATGCTAGGGCTCTTATTGAAGTTCAGGCGGGGGCTGATTTTAAGAGGAGTGTTACTGTTGCAATTCCATCTTTAGATG ATAGCTCGTGCCCAAAGAACCCTCAGTTTGTTTCGAATGGGGAAGCTGAAAAGATGAGTGATGATTTTCAAGTTGTGGGTTCCAAAAAGAAGAAAGCTAACAACCAAGGCCTCCACATGAAAAATCAGAAACCCAA TTATCAG TCCTTATTTATGAATAttaataagtttatttttgttgtAGAAAATATGGCACGCAGTTCAGCAGGACGTGGTGAGGGTCAAGGTGCTGGTACGGGTCAAGGTGGTGGTCGAGGTAGCGGACGTGGTGGGGGTCAAGGTGCTGGTCAAGGTGTTAGTAGGGGTCAGTTGCAGCACGAGCTTAATGATGTTGATGAGCATGTCGCTGTTGTTGGGCGTGGACCTGTTATTCCAGCTCCACTACGCACACCCGAAAATCGCACTTGGATTTGGGTTGAAAATGATGA ATTCAATGATCATGATAAAGTTTCTCGGACCATTGGATCCAACTTAAAGTCTTTGTGGTGGGTCCATGGAAAGGATGGAAAGATGTTCCTTCCCATCATCGCGAACGCTTGTTTGAGCGTTTTCAG CAATACTACCGATGGGAAGATATTTCGAAATCATCAATTCACTCATGCTGGGAGAAGTGCATTAAGGGGAAGTTTCTAA